From Acidobacteriota bacterium:
GCGATCAGCTCCGGCACGCGTCCGCCGCCGACGGTCAGCGCGATGTACTGCCGCCCGCCCGACAGGTAGGTCATCGGCGTGCCGATGGCGCCGCCCGGCAGGTCGACGGACGCGATCTCCTCGCCCGTCGCCTTGTCGAAGGCGACCAGGCGCGGGCCGTCGTCGGTGCCGCCCGCAGTCAGCGCGTGGATCAGCAGCGTCTTCGTCAGCACCGGACCGATGCGTCCGCTGTCGCCGCCCAGCGGCGGCAGGTCGAGGTCGCGCAGCAACGGGAGGTTGCGGATGCGGTTGCCGTCGCCCAGCGGCCGCATCCACCGGTGCTCGCCCGTGTTCATGTCGATGGCCGTCATCCGCGAGTAGGGCGGCTTGAACAGGGGCAACCCCTGCGGCATCTGCGGGCGGTGGGCCTGCGCGCCGCGCGCCTCGAGTACCGCCAGCGAGGCGTCCTCGCCCGGCGCCGGCGTGCGGAAGTGCTTGACCGTGTAGCGGTTGCCCGACGGCACGTAGAGCATGCCGGTCTCGGGATCGACGGCGGCGCCGCCCCAGCTTCCCGCGCTGAACCCGGGCCGCACGACGGTGCCCCGCAGGCTGTGCGGGGTATACAGGGGGCCGATGCGGTACGGCGCGACCGCGTCGATCGCCATCTGCCGTATCTCCGGCGTGAAATCGACGAGATCGTCTATTGCCACGCCCTGGTAGTCGAACGGCGCCGGCCGGGTCGGAAACGGCTGGGTCGGCCACACCACCTCGCCCTCGATGTCGGTGTCGGTCGGCACCGGGCGCTCCTCGATCGGCCAGACCGGCTCGCCCGTCGCCCGGTCGAAGACGAACGTGAAGCCCTGCTTGGTGATCTGCGCCACCGCCTCGATTCGCCGGCCGTCGACCGTGATGTCGATCAGGTTCGGGGCGGCGGGCAGGTCGTAGTCCCACAGGCCGTGGTGGACGACCTGGAAGTGCCACACCCGCTCGCCGGTCTCCAGGTCGAGGGCGACGAGGCTCTCGGCGAACAGGTTGGCGCCGGGCCGGTGTCCGCCGTAGTAGTCGGGGGCGGCGGTGTTCAGCGGCAGGTAGATGAAGCCGAGCTCGGGATCGATGCTCATCATCGTCCAGACGCCCACCTTGCCGGTCTCGCGCCACGAATCGCCGCCCCAGGTCTCGTTGCCGAACTCGTCGCCCTGCGGGATCGTGTGGAACGTCCAGCGCGTCCGGCCGCTCCGCACGTCGAAGCCGCGCATCCACCCGGGTGGCATCTCCCGGCGGATGTTGTAGCTGGAGATCGACATCGGCGTCACCACCGTGTTGCCGAACACGATGGGCGGAGACTGGACGGAGTAGAGCAGCGCGTTCAGCCAGTCGCGTTCGCCGCGCGCGGCGCGCGGGATGCCCTCCATCAGGTCCAGCCGGCCGCCGTCCCCGAAGTCGGCGCACGGCCGCCCGGTCTTCGCGTCGACGCAGACCAGATACCCGTTGCCGGTGCCGAAGAAGATCCGCTCGTCGCGCCGGTCCGGGCCGTCCGACCAGTACGCCACGCCGCGCTGGTTCCAGCGGGCGGACATCGTCGTGGTGCCTTCCTCGTAGCTCTTGGGGTTGTAGACCCACAGCGTCTCGCCCGTCCGCGCGTCGATGGCGGCCGCGGCCGACGTCGGCATGTTGATGAACAGCCGGTCGCCGACCATCAGCGGGGTGGCCTTGAAGTTCGTGATGGTGGGCGGCTGGCCGTCCCGCCACCGCTCCGGATCGCGGCGGTTCAGCTCGGCGAAGATCAACCGCGAGTCGGCGCGCCACTCCGAGCCGTCCGGCATGGTCAGGCTCAGCACGGCGTCCGCGGACAGCCAGCGCCACGCGATCTCCAGATCGCCGAAGTTGTCGCGGTCGATCTGATCCAGGGGCGAGTACTTCGTGCTGCCGAGATCGCCCCCGTAGGTCGGCCACTCGCCGTTGGCGGGCGCCCCGTACTGCGCCGCGGCGGGACCGGCCGCCAACAGCGCGACCACCAGATGAATCGCCAGCCGGCCGACGCCGGGCGCGGGCTTGGACGTTCGCTGCATGGGTCCTCCGGCCGGGCGCGCGTCGCGGCGCGTGCAGCGCCCGTCACGCCGGGCTGCCAGGTAGGATACCAGCGGCGGACGGGACCTCAGTTCCCGGGCCGCTCGGTAGGCGGCCGTTCTCCCGGACCGGGGAGCATCGCCTTGCGTCCGCCCGCCCGCTCGCCCGCCAGCAGTCCATCGAGATCCGGGTAGGCGTAGACCACCGGTGCGTCGTTCTTCATCAACCCACCGGTATCGGCGGTCGGCCCGTAGTTGCTGTGCAGGTCGCGGTTGAGCATCCGCAGCATGGCCATCTGCTGGCCGCGATGGTGAGACGTGTGCGCGATGCGTCGGACGACGACCCATGCCCGCGACCGGGTCGAATCGAAGAAGCGCGTCTCGCCCTCCCACCAGGATTCCGGCCGCGATCGCAGCGCGGCCAGCCGCTCGGCAGAGCTCGCGGCATAGCGTTCGATGAAATCGAGCCTGCGCTCGACCTCCGGCAGCGCGGCCACGCTGGCTTCGATGCCCAGCATCGTCCGAAACCACAGGTCCTCGCTGACGCACTGGTGCACCATCTGCTCGTGCACGCTACGGCCACGCGTGTCCGTGGCATGCGGACGAACCGGGAGGTCCTCGTCGCGGAACATGCTCCAGACGCCGAGCACCTTCAGGCGCTCGGTTTCGTACGTCTCCACGAGGAATCCGTATCGCATGGGGTCATCGCCCTCCGCGCCACCGCGGGCGCGCTCACCACCGGTTGCGAAGCCGTGCCGCGTCGTCGTACCGGGGAACGCCGGGCGCGACACGCACGGCGCGGGTGCCCGGTCCGCACCGGAGTCGCCGACGACGACACGCTCACGCTACGCGAGCTTTCGCCTTTCGGCAAGGCCGCGGTACGGGCCCCCTGATGCTGGTCCGCTTTGCGGGCGCCAGGAAGTGCGGTATCGTAGACGGTGCGGATGGCTCCGGAGCGTTCCGGGACCCGCTCCCCCGTGCGGTGAGGTGGCCGAGAGGCTGAAGGCGGCGGTTTGCTAAACCGTTGAAGGGGCATTAACCTCTTCCCAGGGTTCGAATCCCTGCCTCACCGCCACCCATCTCCAGCAAAGCACTGAATCTGAAGTGTTTGCTCCCATAGCCTGGGAGCCCCCCTCATTTTTCCCATCTTTCCGGCGCGGATTCTGCCGGACACCTGGAGACACGGGCGGACATACCCTGCCTCGTCGGAATTGTCACGGCCACGCGCGGGTGTTCATGGAATCCCGTGGCAACAAGGCCGTCGTCCGAGGTCAGTGGCTTTCGCACCGAACCCCACGGATTTACCCACGGCCTCGCGAATCACCCGGCCGGAGCGAGCGGGCGGTCCGCTCCCGGCCGATCTCGACCCCAGCGTCGCCAGCGGCGTCGCGCTGGTGGACCCGAGCGCCTCAGAACCCCCACGTCAACAGAACAGTCGGGTGAATGTGAAGCGGGATGACCACTGAGGCGCCGAACCGGATGCCGAGCCGCTCTGTGAGGGCTCTCGACGCCAGCGCCTCCAGGCCCAGGAAGTGGGGGCCGAAATCGAAGCGACCGTCCTGGATGTACCCCCACAGCCCACCGCCGATCCCTACATGCAGACCGCTCCGCCCCGAGCCGACGGCCCTGTAGCGCACGAGCATCTGGAAGTAGCTTGGGCGCCGGCGCTCGATGTCCCTCGTCGTGCCGCGGAGTACGCCCCCGAGGCCGATGAGTCCGCGGGCGGCGAGACCCCAGCGGTCACTGACCCAGCGGGTGGCCCGAACGTCGACGGTAGGAGTGGAGGGGACCGTGAACCAGTCGCCGCCCAGATCCAGCGCGGCGTGGTAGCCGCCGCCGATTTCGAGCTCGGCGCCGGGCTGAGCCATCGCGGGGCGCCCCGCAAGGAAGACGAGAAGCCCCGCGCACAGCACGACGTGCACTCGGCGTCGGTCCGCGACCGGGCGACGGCGGTACGTGTCGAGCATCTCCTCTCGATTCTGTGCATCCGCACATGGGGGGTCACCCCATCGACGGAATTCATGGAAAACCCCTTCCCCGGTCGGCGCCATCCATCTGGCTCTCGTCATGAGAATCCTCCTCTGCCTGAAGAGTGCGCGACCGCGGCGGGAATCGGTTCAACCCCTCGCAGGGCATGGGGACGTCGACGATGAAACATGCAGAGCACCCAACGCTGGAGTGTCCTGGCCGTCGACGGTGACGGCAACGTTACCGTCCGCTTGACCACGGAGGGGGCGCGCATGCACGTCGGCGGACCGGTGGAGACGATGAGCACCGGCCCGGTGGAGAATGAAAGCGCCGGATCGCCTCTTGATGCAATGCAGGCGCTGGACGGAACGAGCTATACGGTCGTCCTCGATACGCGGGGGGCGCTCGTGCGCATGGCCGGTCTGGAGGAGATGCGCGATCCCGGATCCGTCGGCTCACGCCATGCTCGACCAGATGTTGTGCTCGCGCGCGAGCGCTTCGACCCGTCGTTCGCAGTTGCCGACAATCGTCGCAGCGGCGCGCAGGATCCGCGCCGTCTGTTCGTCGCTGAGGTCCTTGAACTCGGGGTTCTCGAACTCCTCGTACGGGGTCGGCGTTCGTCCCTTTTGCGGCTCCACGTCGTCAAGCTGAGCCAAGCTAGAGATCACTGGGATCTCGATCACCCGTTCGAGCGCCTGTTGCTCGACACCGCCGTCGCGCCGGATCCGGCAACCGTGCCCTGGATCAATCCGCGGCTGCGGTACGGCGAGGTCCGCAAGGTCGTGACCGGGATTCCCGGCAAGACCGGTATCGTCTACACCCTCGACCGCGAGACCGGCGAGTTCCTGTGGGCGACGCCGACGGTCACGCAGAACGTGATCAGCGGCATCGACGGCGCCACCGGCGCGGTCACCGAGAACCCGGAGGTCGTCTTCACGGGCGACGGGCAGACGGTGCTGGCCTGCCCGACCCTGGTGGGCGGCAAGGACTGGGAGGCGGGGGCCTACAGCCCACAGACGGGGCTGATGTACTTCCCGCTGCGCAACGCCTGTGCGCGGATGATGGCCACGGCCGGCAGCGACAGCGTCGCCACGTCGCTCTATGCGCTCGCCGTGCGGAGCGAGCTTGCGCCCGGCACCGAGCAGCTCGGCACCGTCCAGGCGATCTCCCCGGAGACCGGCGAGCTCGCCTGGAAGTACGAGCAGCGGGCCGCCACCACCTCGCTCGTGGCGACCGGCGGCGGACTCGTGTTCGGCGGCGACCTCAACGGCCGGTTCCGCGCCCTGGACGCGGAGACCGGGGACGTGCTGTGGGAGGTGAACCTGGGCTCGCCGATCACCGGGTTTCCGATCGCGTTCGCCGTCGACGGCCGGCAGTACGTCGCGGTCAGCACGGGCAGCTCGCGCACCCTGGTGTACTTCGCGCCCCTGACGCCTGGTAGCGGCAAGATGAAAAGGGACCCCGCGGCAATCTGAAAAGGGACCCCCT
This genomic window contains:
- a CDS encoding damage-inducible protein DinB, with product MRYGFLVETYETERLKVLGVWSMFRDEDLPVRPHATDTRGRSVHEQMVHQCVSEDLWFRTMLGIEASVAALPEVERRLDFIERYAASSAERLAALRSRPESWWEGETRFFDSTRSRAWVVVRRIAHTSHHRGQQMAMLRMLNRDLHSNYGPTADTGGLMKNDAPVVYAYPDLDGLLAGERAGGRKAMLPGPGERPPTERPGN
- a CDS encoding pyrroloquinoline quinone-dependent dehydrogenase produces the protein MQRTSKPAPGVGRLAIHLVVALLAAGPAAAQYGAPANGEWPTYGGDLGSTKYSPLDQIDRDNFGDLEIAWRWLSADAVLSLTMPDGSEWRADSRLIFAELNRRDPERWRDGQPPTITNFKATPLMVGDRLFINMPTSAAAAIDARTGETLWVYNPKSYEEGTTTMSARWNQRGVAYWSDGPDRRDERIFFGTGNGYLVCVDAKTGRPCADFGDGGRLDLMEGIPRAARGERDWLNALLYSVQSPPIVFGNTVVTPMSISSYNIRREMPPGWMRGFDVRSGRTRWTFHTIPQGDEFGNETWGGDSWRETGKVGVWTMMSIDPELGFIYLPLNTAAPDYYGGHRPGANLFAESLVALDLETGERVWHFQVVHHGLWDYDLPAAPNLIDITVDGRRIEAVAQITKQGFTFVFDRATGEPVWPIEERPVPTDTDIEGEVVWPTQPFPTRPAPFDYQGVAIDDLVDFTPEIRQMAIDAVAPYRIGPLYTPHSLRGTVVRPGFSAGSWGGAAVDPETGMLYVPSGNRYTVKHFRTPAPGEDASLAVLEARGAQAHRPQMPQGLPLFKPPYSRMTAIDMNTGEHRWMRPLGDGNRIRNLPLLRDLDLPPLGGDSGRIGPVLTKTLLIHALTAGGTDDGPRLVAFDKATGEEIASVDLPGGAIGTPMTYLSGGRQYIALTVGGGRVPELIALALPAGDPER
- a CDS encoding PQQ-binding-like beta-propeller repeat protein; amino-acid sequence: MQSTQRWSVLAVDGDGNVTVRLTTEGARMHVGGPVETMSTGPVENESAGSPLDAMQALDGTSYTVVLDTRGALVRMAGLEEMRDPGSVGSRHARPDVVLARERFDPSFAVADNRRSGAQDPRRLFVAEVLELGVLELLVRGRRSSLLRLHVVKLSQARDHWDLDHPFERLLLDTAVAPDPATVPWINPRLRYGEVRKVVTGIPGKTGIVYTLDRETGEFLWATPTVTQNVISGIDGATGAVTENPEVVFTGDGQTVLACPTLVGGKDWEAGAYSPQTGLMYFPLRNACARMMATAGSDSVATSLYALAVRSELAPGTEQLGTVQAISPETGELAWKYEQRAATTSLVATGGGLVFGGDLNGRFRALDAETGDVLWEVNLGSPITGFPIAFAVDGRQYVAVSTGSSRTLVYFAPLTPGSGKMKRDPAAI